The region ttgatagagaATGAGGGTAGCTAAATGTCTCAGAATAAAAAGCAGCGATAGATAATAGGGGATAATACGAGCCGTCAATAGCAGAGTTGAAATATTTTGGAGAATCTATTTTTATGTCTTCTTGAAAATATCATTAAGTAGCAACTAAACGAACTTGTACTATAAAAAAAGGAATGGATGCAAGAGAATATGTGCAACTGGAATTTTAAGTTACTCGTTGCTGATCTTACTATTTAATGCAGTCGGAAATTAATCTGTATGGCTGTAACGATTAGCAAATACCAAAAGGTAATAacataaatcaaagtggaaCTGGTCTAAGTTTTGGAAGTTTCTAAACGTAATTTGAAGCGAGGAAACCACCAACTggttgtatatatattaaaaataaaattgataaagaAATTTGGTTCCACAAACATACAGAATCGGCGAAGTCTCTTTCAAATAACAGCTTCAACCAAaagagtataaatttttttttcaaaaaaagagtataaaattataataaaatactgaAACTATTTAACAAAACTAAATGATAAGAATATATATCTGTAAACTAATTTACTCTCATACGAAAAGGACTTTGAACTAACTAATTAAAATGGTTTTATTCACTTTCTAGCtcaataatataacattttaaaattagtttattttggaCGGCTTTGATATATAAACAACAATCTAGTATGGATGACACAATCACAAGATATGTTATGTCTTGTTATCTCCTACCATTAGAGATTTGCAATAAACTTTCCGCCGCAGTGGCGCGATTTTGGTGGGAAGCACGAAATAATAACCGAGGTCTACACTGGGTAGTTTGGGATAAAATTTGTGTTCCTATGGATGAAAGTGGTTTGGGATTCCGGAACTTTAGAGATTTTAATCTGGCGCTATTTGCCAAACAAGTTTGGCGTCTCCTTACTAAACCACACTCTCTGCTGGCAAGAATTCTGAAAGGAAGATACTACAAGCACTTGAACCCGATCACTACGGGTAAGGCCAATAACCCATCCTTCGGATGGACGAGTCTAATGGCGGCGAAACAGGTCCTGATCGATGGTCTGCACAGGAAAATAGGAACGGGAGCAGAGACAAAAGCATGGAAAGATGTGTGGCTTCCTACTAATCCGCCTAGACCTGCGATTCCTCGAGATGAAAATACCGAAACCGGACTAATGGTTCATCATCTCATCGACTTTGAAAGGAAGGAATGGAATGTTAACTTAGTGCAACAACTAGTGGCAGATGTTGATGTTCCGCGAGTCCTATCTCTTAAAATAAGTCGTACTGGTCGCCAAGATACCTATACATGGAGCCACACAAACTCGGGGAACTATACGGTTCGCTCAGGCCACGCGGTTGCTGTGAAACAGAGGAAGCAAGACGAGACCGCTGCTATTTTGGAGCCAAGTACAACAGAGCTAAAGAAAAATATCTGGAAGTTAAATGCCCGAGGAAGATAAAACACTTTCTGTGGAGTGCAGTGTCGGGCTTTGTGGCCTCTGCGAGTAAGCTAAAAGAAAGGCATTATGGTAACGATGCGGTGTGCCAAAGATGCGGTACGGAGCAGAAAACTATAAACCAGATCATTTTTGAATGTCCTCCGGCCGTGCAATGCTGGGCACTGTCATCAATCCCATCCCCTCCGGGTATATTCCCGAGTTCATCAATTTATACGAATATGGATACTCTTATCGGACTTGTGGCCAATGCATCAATGCAAGACAGAAACGTCTCTATGTTTCCATGGCTGATTTGGTATATATGAAAGGCGCGCAACGAGAAGTGCTTCAACGCAAAGGACGTAACGCCTCTTGACACGCTCCAGCTAGCTACTAGTGAGGCGGAATCGTGGCGCATAGCTCAGATCGTCGAGACCAATGCGGAAGGAGGCAAGCCGGCGGAAGACACAAGACAAGTCATCGACCATCGTGACACCGACTGCAAATGGATATGCCAGGTAGACGCCTCTTGGAAGGATAAAAACAAAGGAACAGAGCTCGGCTTTATCCTCTTTGAAGACCGACGTGTGAGGCTACTTGGCATTAAGCACTATGACAAGGTAGCCTCGCCACTCCATGCTGAAGCTGAAGCTCTAAGTTGGGCTCTGAAAGAGACGAAGAAGATAGGGGCTAGCGAGGTGATTGTTGAATTAGATTGCCAGCAACTTGTTCGACTCATAAATAAGCCGCAGGAATGACCTGCTCTTGGTCCTGAACTTGATGAGATTGATTTCTTATGCTCGGAGTTCTCTTTTTTCTCGGTTAACTTTATTAATCGTTCTTTTAATGGCCGTGTGGACTGTCTCTCTAAGGCAGGACGATCAGGAGCTCCAAACTTTTGTTACTTGGGAGATAAGGCTACTCCATGGCTGGCTCTTGAAGCTACCTTATGTGAACTTTTAGTTACTTAATAAAGTTTTTCTTTGggtgccaaaaaaaaaaactacaccCCTGGGATAACTACACAGTACTTTCTATCACTGAACCAACGTAATAACTGAACATAAAGGATGAttctgtatatatatgtaatcttCTTTGGATTACCACTAAGCATGTGGTTCTCACACTAAGCATGAGGTCCTCGAGAACTTCACAAGGAATctcttttaaaatgttatttcaaATCTCTGGACGGTCATAATTAAACATTTTTCTATCAACAGCTTCTATATGAAACTATTAGTTGTTTTTGTTACAGTTTACAAATATCTTATGTCTTATTAAACTCCTTTAATTTGATGAACTTATTGAATAATGTATTTTAGCTTGTAGACATTTTATATCCTTCACCATTTTTCCAGCCTTCTCTTGTCAAAATAACCAAAccttcaaataaataaataaatcaactttttaatttaattgatgATCGGGAAATAAATAAATGGATACGAATATTTATTAACATCGATGAGGAAGAcgacataaaaataataaaagaggtTAAAAAGTAGTATTGTATTATTCCATAAATGGAGACACGTGCTGTAAAATAACACATCTCTTCTGTAATTAAAACGTTGCTTCTTTTGCCTGCGCGCGAAGTTCATGGATCAATCCTTAGACCAAATTTTACCTTTGTCTGTAATAAAATATCACCAAAATGgacaaagaaaatacaaaatactaatagcatagagagagagagaattaacggggaagaagaagaagacttgaGAAAGAGGATCCGAAGAAAACGGACTACTTAAGAACCAGTGGTGTTCGGTTCTTTATTTTCTCTTcacatctttctctctctctctctcttttatttataGTAAGCGATTAAAAGTTGTACTTTTTATTTGACACGAGAAGacagagaaacagagagataggcagacagagaagagaaagaacgAACAGAGGATTTTTCAAAgatcctcttcttcctcttgttctTCACCTTCCTCTCCCCTGGTTAGTTTTCTTGATTTTGGAATGAGAGAAagttcaatctttttttttaaatgggttTCTTCTCTATAATGAGTGAAGTATTTCACGCTGTATGCTACAAAAAtgattttgagtttttcttGATCTCCAAAACAATGCTTAACTATGTGTTTTCAGGATTTTTTCGTACCTTTCACGTTTCAAATATCAAATGGTTAAGtcaaaaaaaactatatcaaaTGCTGCATTTTTGGTGTTTAATGTCAAATATGATTTAAGTCATCTgctaattaaaagaaatataaatgttGGTTTGAGtcttttttcttgtttcctttTGTGAAGGTCTTGAAGATACATGAATCAACATCCAATTGTTATGAACATTGATGCATTCTTTTATATCTTCATAAGCTCTTACAGGTGACCTCTCTCAAAGAttaaaaaaggtaaaaagaCTCAATATTTTGCATTTTGATGTTGACTTCTGACAAGATCATATGTATTTGGTATAGTGGGTCTTATTCATTTCCTTATTGTCTTGATTGTTTTGAACAGGTTCTTTGGTTTGTTGTAGCTCATTAGCTGGTGTATGTAGTAGAGAAACccttcaaaaaaacaaaaaagaatggGTGGCTGCGTTTCTTCACAGAGAAAACTAAGCAACAAGCTTCAACAGAAGAA is a window of Raphanus sativus cultivar WK10039 unplaced genomic scaffold, ASM80110v3 Scaffold1421, whole genome shotgun sequence DNA encoding:
- the LOC108843571 gene encoding uncharacterized protein LOC108843571; translation: MAAKQVLIDGLHRKIGTGAETKAWKDVWLPTNPPRPAIPRDENTETGLMVHHLIDFERKEWNVNLVQQLVADVDVPRVLSLKISRTGRQDTYTWSHTNSGNYTVRSGHAVAVKQRKQDETAAILEPMSGFVASASKLKERHYGNDAARNEKCFNAKDVTPLDTLQLATSEAESWRIAQIVETNAEGGKPAEDTRQVIDHRDTDCKWICQVDASWKDKNKGTELGFILFEDRRVRLLGIKHYDKVASPLHAEAEALSWALKETKKIGASEVIVELDCQQLVRLINKPQE